A stretch of DNA from Gimesia chilikensis:
AGTAAGAATTGCCCTAAAAAGAAGGATCGCGAGTGGATGAGGAGAAACGGGCGTGCCGCCTCTGGCATTCGTCGGCGACAGGCATAGAATACTGGAAACAGAGCCAATCTGTCGATGTTACTCTCAGGAAACTGCCCGGATTCCTGAAACCCTCGCGCAGAGTAATCATCACCCTGCGAATTGCCGGCAAACGTTCTAAGTTTAGCATCCACTCCTTGCAACTCGGAAACAGATATCGTAAATATCCACATGGCCCGGTTCCGATTGACCGGATTTTAAGTTTTCTGCTTTTCATTTCCTGGATAAGTTTGTCTTATGGTCCGTCGCTTCCAACTTGCACTGGTGCAGGTCTCACTGAATGGCACTCCGGATGAAAACCTGACGAAATGTCTGGACTGGGTCCGTACCGCCGCTGAAGAAGGGGGACAGGTCATCTGTCTGCCGGAACTTTACAGCTCATTCTATTTCTGTCAGAAGGAAACCACGGAGTACTTCAAGTTCGCCGAGCCCCTGTATGGTCCTTCCTTCATGGCCTTCAGTAACCTGGCCAAAGAACTGGGTGTCGTGATTGTTGTACCTTTCTTTGAGAAACGGACCGAAGGGCTTTATCACAACAGCGCCTACGTTATCGACGCCGACGGCAGTGAAGCTGGTCTGTATCGCAAGATGCACATTCCCGACGATCCCTGCTTCTACGAAAAATTCTATTTCACGCCCGGCGACCTCGGTTTCAAAGCGATCCCCACCCGCTTCGGCAAAATCGGGACACTCATCTGCTGGGACCAGTGGTTCCCCGAAGGGGCCCGGATCACGGCACTCTCTGGGGCGAACGTGCTGATCTATCCAACCGCCATCGGCTGGCATCCCCACGAAAAAGAAGAATACGGTCCCAAGCAGCACGATTCCTGGATGACAATTCAGCGGAGTCACGCGATCGCCAACGGGACGTTTGTGGCTGCAGTCAACCGCGTTGGCTTCGAACAGCCGGAACCGGAACAGGCGGGCCTCGAATTCTGGGGCTCCTCATTTATCTGTGGGCCCCAGGGAGAAATTATCGTCCAGGCATCAGAGGACCAGGAAGAAATTCTGATTGCGGAAGTCGATCTGGATCAGACCGCCGAAGTTCGCCAGAACTGGCCCTTCCTGCGTGACCGCCGGATTGACGCATATGGTAATATTCTGAAACTCTATCATGACGATGCCACTCCATGAGCGAGATCACCCGCAGACTGCCCGCCGAATGGGAACCACACCAGGCCACGCTACTCTGCTTTCCGCATAATGGCAATGACTGGCCGGGGAAGTACGAAGTCATCCAATGGGCGTTCATCGAAATCATCCGCAAAGTGGCCGAGTATGAGCGCGTGCTGCTGGTTGTAAAAAATGAGTCGCTGCAGCAGAAAGTCCATTCGATGCTGCAGCAGGCACACGCGAACACGAAGCAGGTCAAATTTATCCTGCAGAATACGAACCGCAGCTGGATGCGAGATTCGGGACCAATTGTCGTGCAGCGAAGTGACGGCAAACGCGAGGCACTGCAGTTTCGCTTTAACGGCTGGGCCAAGTATCCCAATCATCGCCTGGACTGGCACATTCCCTCTGCAGTCGCGCAATCATTAAAACTTCCCTTGAGGGAGGTCACCTATGAGGGGCGTCCCGTGGTTCTGGAGGGGGGAGCAATCGAAGTCAACGGACGGGGCACCCTGATCACAACCGAGGAATGTCTGCTCGACCAGAAAACCCAGGTGCGTAATCCCGGCTTCTCAAAAGAAGACTACTCTGCCGTCTTTGCAGAATATCTGGGTGTTTCAAATGTCATCTGGCTCGGGGACGGTATTCAAGGAGACGACACGCACGGACACGTGGATGACATCTGCCGATTTGTGAATCCGACGACCGTTGTCGCCTGCGTGGAGCCGAACAAAAAGGATGTCAATCATCGTCGTCTGGCACAGAATCTGGAGCGTTTAAAGAGTGCGCGCCTCGAAGATGGCAGCAAGCTCAAAGTGGTAGAAATGCCCATGCCGGGTCGTCTCGACTTTGAGGATTTACGCCTCCCCGCCAGCTACGTGAATTTTCTGGTCACCAACGGCTGTGTGCTGATGCCAACGTTTAACGATCCAAACGACGCGCAGGCCCTGGGGATTCTGAGCGAGCTTTATCCGGATCGCCAGGTGATTGGCATTCATGCGGTCGATCTGGTCTGGGGCCTGGGCACTCTCCATTGTCTGAGCCACGAGATTGCGGCTGCAGCGAAATAATCTCAAATCCTGCCTGACCTCGCAGGATTCGATTGAGTCTGCAGTTCGACACAGGTATCATATTTAATATTGTTTATTTATCCGCCGGTCGCCGTTTCTGCAGCGACTACTGATACCTGCCCGAACTCCTGCTACCGAGGTCTTCTACCATGAAATGCCTGCTGTCACTGTTCGCTTGTGTTTTCACTCTGAGCAGTACGCTGCTCGTCTATTCTGCGGAAGACCTCACGGTCCTGCCACCAATGACGGGAGAAGCCGCGGAGTCCGGTCTGGTGTACCAGGCTCTGCAAAAGCGGGCACATGAGGCCTTCGCGAAACGGAAAGAGGTTTATGAAAACATTAAAACGCCGGAGGACTGTGAAGCCTACCAGAAGCGGATGAAAGATTTCTTCCAAACACAGATTGGCGGTTTTCCGGAACGGACGCCGCTGAATCCCCGTGTGATCGGGAAACTGACGGGGGATGGTTTTCGAGTCGAGAATGTGATTTACGAAAGCTGGCCCGGCCATCATGTGACCGCCAACCTGTATCTTCCCACCACGCCGCCCCCTTATCCAGGCGTGCTGGTCCCCTGCGGACACAGTCACAACGGAAAGGCTTCAGACGGTTACCAGCGGGCCTGCATGCTGCTGGCCAAAAACGGGATGGCAGCACTCTGCTACGATCCGATCGGGCAGGGGGAACGGTATCAGGTCTTGTCAGAGCAACCCAATGAATTCTTCAAAGGAGGCAGTCGCTATCGTCCGCCTCATCCACAGGTACAGTATTACTGCACGGCAGAGCATACGCTGATGACGGTCAGCTCGATTCCGCTGGGCAGCAACTCCGCCCGCTATCGCATCTGGGACGGCATGCGGAGTATTGACTACCTGGTCAGTCGCCCGGAGATTGATGCCAGCCGAATCGGCTGTACGGGGAACTCGGGGGGAGGTACGCTGACGAGTTACATCATGGCGCTGGACGAACGGGTGCAGGCGGCAGCGCCGGTCTGCTACTCGACCATGTATCGATACCTGATCGACTTCAATGGTCCCCAGGATGGCGAGCAGAATATCTTCGGCCAGTTAGCTTACGGCATGGACATCGCCGATTACACTTTGATGCGGGCTCCCAAGCCGACGCTGATCTGTGCCGGCACACATGACTCGACGTTCAAAATCGACGGTACGTGGGAACTGTTCCGCGAAGCCAAACGGTTCTATACACGCATGGGTTATGCGGAGCGGGTGGATATCATCGAAGCCGACGCCCCTCATGGCTTCACCATCAAGCTGCGGGAAGGTTCCGCACGCTGGATGAACCGCTGGCTGCTGCACAAGGAAAACGCGATCTTTGAAGGAGATCTGCCCGTCTTTACCGATGAGGAACTGCAATGTTCACAGTCGGGGCAGATACTGCTCGATGCCGGCGAACGTTCGCTGTTTGAAATCAATGACGGGCTGAATCAGCAGCTAGCGAAAGAACGGGCGGAACTCTGGAGCAGCGGCGACCTCGGCACTCTGCGCGATCAGGTACGTGAAGTGAGCGGAATCAAGCGACTGGAGACACTGCCCCGCCCGACATCTAAAACAGTCGGCTCTATTGAGCGACCGGGTTACAAGATCACAAAACTGATCCTGAAACCAGATCACGGTCTCCCACTGCCTGCACTGTTGTTTGAACCGGAAGCCCCCACCGGTAAACGGACCCTCTATCTGCATGGTGAGGGTAAGCAGCTAGATGCTGCAGCAGGAGGACCGATTGAACAACGAGTCAAACAGGGCGAGACCGTTCTGGCAGTGGATATTCGTGCGATCGGAGAAACTTCACGTAAGAACAATCGTAAGATCGGCTGGTCACATGGCCTGCTGGGCCCCAACTATCATGAATGGGCAGTGGCCTACCTGCTGGGAGAGTCGATGGTCAAACTACGGGCTGAAGACATTCTGGTCGCCGCCCGGTTCCTGTCAGAATATGGTTCGAATGACAAACCAGAGAAGGTTGAACTGGTCGCGATCGGAGAAACGGGTATTCCCGCGCTGCACGCCGCAGCTCTGGAACCGCAACTCTTTTCAGAAGTCGATCTGAGCCAGATGATTTCCTCCTGGGGGGAAGTTGTGAAAACACCGGAAACGCAGAATCAGCTGATCAATACGGTGCATGGTTCGCTCAAGGTCTACGACCTGCCGAACCTGATCACTCTGGTGGGGAAAGAGCGGGTCAAGGTCTCCCAGCCAGCTGATGTTAAAGCGGGCCTGGCCACCCGAGAGCCTTGAGCTGAACAGGCATTTCTTAACAAGTTTAAACAGCGTGATCTTCTTTAAACCACGCTGGACAAAGCCTGCTGCGCCCTTAATAATGACAGTTCTGGACTTCATTTACGACATTTCATCTCCGCCGGTTCGCACGGCGGTTTGTGCTCGACAGGAGACAATTAATGCAATCACTGACCCGACGGATGGCGCTGAAACTGTTTGCCCTGGGGACGACATTTTTCGGTTTCAAAAAAACAACAGCATTAACCGCAGCAGAGTCGGAGAATGCCGCTCCTGTCATTGGCCGCTGGAAGAAAACAAATGATCGGGTCTGGCTGGGAGAAGAATTCTGGGCCAATCCGATGGAAGACTGGCGAATCATTGATGGGGCCGCCGAGTGCCTCTCAACGGGCGGCAGTCGCAATATTCAGTTGCTGACTCATCAACTGACGAATCCCAAAGCGTCGTTTACCATGTCCGTCCATGTCAGTCAGGTAGAAGTGAAACAGCAGGACGGTGGCGTCGGTTTCCGCATCGGGGTGAAGAGTGACATTAACGAATACCGCAGCAACTGTTTCGCGAAGAGCGGAATCAAAGCGGGGGTCGTCAACGGCAAACTGATCCTGGGCAATAAAGAACAGAAACTCAAGCAGCCGGTCGATCTGAAAGACTGCGTGTTGACTGTGATTGGTAAACCCGAGGGCGAAAAGTATTCTCTGACCCTGATGGTCAGCGGCTCTGAATCAGACAAGCCACTGGATACGATTTCACACACCTTCCCTCCCCAGGCTGTACTGGGCAACGTCGCGGTCGTCAGCAATTTCGACCCACGTTTCAAACGCATGATTGGTGCCCGTTACCGCTTCAGCGACTGGTCGGTTTCCGGCGATGCGTTCACGGTCAGTCCCGAACATGAATTTGGACCGATTCTCTGGTCCATGTATTCCTTGAGTGATTCCCGTGGCAAAGATGGCTTCGTGATGAAGATCAGCGCCCTGACCGGACCGCTGGGTGAGAAAGACAATAAAGACGTCGAACTGCAGATCGAGCAGGACGGCAAATGGAAGTCCCTGGGTACCGCGCCCCTCGATACCGATGCCTGGACGGCGACTTTCAGAATCGCCAACTGGAACGAAAAAGAAGCAACGCCGTTCAAGCTGATTTATAAAGAACAGCATACTGACGGATCTGAATCCGTCGCCGAGCGAACTGGGATCATTCGTGCCAATCCGACCGGTCGTCCGCTGAAACTGGGTGCGTTGACCTGTCAGAAGGATTACGGCTTCCCATATGAACCGGTAGCCAACAACCTGCTGAAGGTTGATCCGGATCTGCTTTACTTTTCCGGTGACCAGTTATACGAAGATCACGGTGGATTTGGTCTGATTCGAGATCCCGCCGAACCTGCGATTCTAAATTACCTTCGCAAATATTACATGCACGGCATGGCCTTTGGCGAAGCGATGCGGGATCGGCCGACCATTTGCATTCCCGATGACCACGATGTTTTCCAGGGGAACATCTGGGGAGAAAATGGGAAGAAGATGGTAGAAGGAACGACTTCTTCCAACGGTGGTTACCGGGAACCGGCGCGAATGGTCAATGTGGTTCACAAGACCTGTGCCGGGCATCATCCGGATTATTATGATCCGACTCCCTGTCTGCAGAACATCAGCGTTTATTACGGCGACATGGTGTATGGTGATGTCGGCTTTGCCATTCTGGGCGACCGTCAGTTCAAGAGTGGACCCGAGCATGTCGATACGGGCAGCGGTCGGGCAGACCATGTAACTGACCCCAACTTTGACACTTCGAAGCTGGATAAACCGGGGCTGGAACTACTCGGAGATCGTCAGGAGAAATTCCTCGCGCACTGGTGCGATGACTGGCGGGGCCACACGATTAAAGTCCTGTTCAGCCAGACCGTCTTTGCCGGAGTCGCGACTCACCATGGCGGTTATGATGGTTACCTCAAAGCCGACCTCGACTGTGGCAGCTGGCCTCAGACGGCTCGCAACCGGGCTGTGCGTATTATCCGTAAGGGGATGCCGCTGCATATCAATGGCGACCAGCACCTGACCACGCTCTCCCAGTATGGAGCCGATGAGCAGCGCGATAGTTGCTGGTCTTTCTGTACTCCTGCGATTTCCGCTGGTTACCCCCGCTGGTGGCGTCCGGATGAACTCGGCATGCAACATGAGAACCGCCCGAAACATGGTCTGCCCAATACGGGTGAATATGTAGATGGGTTCGGAAACAAGGTGTATGTCTACGCCGTAGGTAATCCGGAACCGGCCAGTGAGAAAAACCGCTACGATCTGGCACATCAGAAAGGCAGCGGCTTTGGCCTGGTGTTGATCGATCCCAAGGAAAAAACGTACACGCTGCACTCCTATCGTTTCCTGGTAGATGCGACCGACGGGAAAGCATCCAATGAATTTCCCGGTTGGCCCGTTACGATTCACCAGAAAGAAAACGGAGGGGAAATCAAACTGATCAACTGAGACACTTTTTAACGTCAATACATCTGACATACTCCCACCCGCCGGTTTATGGAGACAGTACTATGCTGAGGAACGTTTGCGTCTGTGTACTTTGTGTGTTGACTTTTGGTTCACTGCTCCAGGCCCAGACGCGCGAAGAAAAGGTGCGTCAGGATCGGGAGAAAGTGGAAGCCTCGGGCTACTGGATCTATAACAATCTGGAACGGGGGTTCCAGCAGGCACGTGAGACAAAACGCCCCATGCTGGTTGTCCTGCGGTGTATCCCCTGTGAAGAGTGTGTCAAACTGGATGAGGAGCTGATGGAAAAAGATCCTCAGCTGAAGCCTCTGATGGATCAGTTTGTGCGGGTGCGGCAGATCTCGACCAATGGTCTGGATCTCTCCCTGTTTCAATATGACTACGATCAGTCTTTCGCAGTGTTTCTGCTGAATGCGGATCGAACGATTTACGGACGATTTGGTACACGGTCGCACCATACGCTCTGGTCCGAAGATGTGTCGATCGAAGGGCTGGCCAAGGCGATGCAGGGGGCACTGGAACTGCATGCAAAATATGACTCAGTGAAAGATTCCCTGGCCGCCAAGCAGGGGCCTCGCCCCGACGTTCCTTCGCCAGAAAAATATCCGCTGCTGGAAGGACGTTACCGGTCGCAGATTAATGAGAAAAAAGAAGTTGTCAAAAGCTGCATCCACTGTCATCAGGTCGGTGATGCCCAGCGAGACTTTTATCTGCGACAGGGAAAACCTCTGCCGGAACGAATCCTGTTCCAGTATCCGCATCCTAAAATCCTGGGGCTGATTCTGGATCCGACTGAAAAAGCGACGGTGAAAGAAGTCAAACCGGCGTCGATTGCTGCGAAATCAGGATTTCAGCCCGGCGATGAGATCCTGATGTTGGCAGGTCAACCCTTGCTCTCGATCGCAGACATTCAGTGGATCCTGCATCGCGCAGAGAGCCAGGATGAGTTGACGGCAGAGATCAAACGTGACGGTAACATACAACAGCTGACGCTTGCCTTACCCAGCGGCTGGAAACGAGCCGATGATTTGTCGTGGCGCGTGAGCAGTTGGCCGATGCGGCGGATGGTACTGGGAGGGGCGATCCTGGAAGAGACAACTCCGGAAGAACGAACGGCAGCCGGTCTGCCTGCAAATGCATCGATGGCACTGCGAATTCGGGGTCTGGGCAAATATGGTCTGCATGCCACCGCCCGGCGACGGGGCTTTCAGGAGGGAGATATCATCACAGGCTTTGACGGACAAACCAACCTGGCCCGCGAGACCGATCTGTTAGCTTATGGAGTTAACGCCCATCAACCGGGAGAGACGGTAAACGTCACTGTCTTCCGGGGCGGGAAACAGCTTAGGCTGAGTCTGCCCCGTCAGAAGTGAGCGGTTCGCTTAACGCCAGGTGAGTGTCTGGCTCTGGTGATTCCAGGGATGTTGATCGTCGGTTGTACGGGTGGTGAGTGTGATGCCCGTGGGGCTCAGTTTCGCGATCGTCCAGCCGGTCGTGGAAGCTTTGGGATTCCCGACATAGGAGGTCGCTGGAGTATTGATGATGTGAATCCCTTTATGCTCGGCATTACTACGATGGTGAATGTGTCCATGGATGTAAGCTTTCACCTGTTTACGCGGTGCCAGGATTTCCCAGAGTTCGACCGAATCCGTTAAGCCACCCGGGAAATGATTGGGATCGCCTCCCAGTCGGGGATTGTGGTGAGTCATAATGATGGCCGGCTTATCGGCGTGGGCATCGAGGGCTTTCGCCAGCCAAGTCCGTTGATCTGCCCCCAGAGTTCCCTGGGTGACCATGGTTTTGTGCAGCGAATCGAGCAGAAAGAAGTTCGCGTGCGGTGTCTGTACCACAGAAATATGCTTCGATTTAACCGGCGGTGTCTCTGGCTGTTCTTCCTGCATGACGCTGTAGAACACATCACGTTCGTCATGGTTGCCCAGGGTCAGGTGCATGTCGATTTTTGCCTCCTGCAGGGGGCGAATCAGTTTCGCCAGATGACGGTAATCACCGGGCTGACCATCCCGTAGTGCCAGGTCTCCATTGATGAGGACGCAGGCGGGCTTCTGTTCGAGGCTTACCAGTTCACTGACTACTTTGCGGAGATGACTGGGCACGGGAGAATTCTCCGGGTGCTTCTCACCGATATGGGTGTCGTTGAGCAGGTAGATAATATCTGACTGTTGTGAATCTTTGGCAAAGGCACCAGCAGAATACGTGAGGAAACCAGCTCCGAGAGTAAGCAGGAACTGGCGACGGTTCTGGGCGGGCAGATGCACGGGCATGGGAAATACTCCCTGATGGATTAAGTTTAGAGGCAGGAATAAACTGGTAGAGCTATTATCCTACTCGACCTCTGAACCAGACGAAACCGAAACCTGAATTAATTTTCCGTGAGTGGTTGGGGCGGCTGTTCCAGAAAGTGTAGCGACTCCCGCCCCATCCGTTCGCAGATCCCCAGTGCTTCGGAGAAGGGAATGTCGAGTCGTTCGACCCTGTCCGGTGACATGAAAATCACATTGCCCGTCCAGGGATCGGGTGAACCGGGCAGGAAGATGGAAACGAGTGAACCTTCCGTTCGTTCGGCCTCGAAGGCCAGTCGGGTGACATCGTCAAAGCGGACCAGAACCGGAATCAACTCCGGTTTATTATGCTCGCCGCCAATGCTGCCTTTGAGCTGCTCACGATAGATGGCATACCGGGGGAAGAGAATGATCAGATTCTTTTCCATGAACCTGGACAGTTTTTGTCCGATAGACCAGCGGGCAATCATCCCCGCTAAGAAACACATCAACACGACGATCGCAATCGACAATGCAAACAAGAGTGCGACGTCGGCAGGTTTTTCAGTGTCGATGTAACTGGAATTGGACAGCACCTTGGCGATCGCCAGCACGATCGGAGCAATCTCCCCCACCAGAATCCCGATGACGATCAGGGGCAACAGAAAGATCAGCCCCCCGATGGCGGTGGTTTTCAGAAAACCAAAACTCTTTTTAACGTGTGTGACGTGCTGTTCCATAAAAGGATCTCATCTCTGTAGATTCAGCGGTGTAAATCAGACTGGGGAATGTTGAATAGTCTACTCGCGGAGTTGCGTCTATGGTGAAAGCGTTTTGGCTAGTTCATCCCGACGCTGCTGGAGTGCCTGATATTTTTCCGGCTCTGTTTTAATCAGGTTCTGTTTTTCAGAGGGATCTGTTTTCAGATCGAACAGAAATTCTGCTCCCTGGGCGTCCTCGAGGTATTTCCAGTCCCCCTGCCGGACAGCGGTCCAGCGGCCTCGATCCAGTTCCTGATGGGGCCCCAACTGCCAATAGAATTCCCGGGAGCCAACTGGTTTCTGTTCTGTCAGTAGTGTCGAAATATCACGACCGTCCAGAGTCAGGCCGCTGGTATCTGCATCAGCGAGGCGGCAGATGGTGGGGAACAGGTCGAGCGCCCAGGTGACTTCGCTGGTTTCTGTTCCCGCTTTAATCTTGCCGGGCCAGCGCATGATAAAGGGCACTCGGATGCCCCCTTCAAACAGAGTTGCTTTGCCCCCTCGAAACGGCTGATTACTGCCGCCATAAACGTAGTCGCCACCGTGATCGGTCATGAAAATCACCACTGTATTTTCATCCAAACCGTTATTCTTCAGGGTCGACATAACACGACCGATGCCATCATCGAGGGCGACCGTCATGGCGGCAAATTCGCGGCGGACTTTGTCTTTGATGAAGGAGACCCGTTTCAGGTCATCCCCTCGAGGTTGCATGATGTTAACCGGTTCCTGAGCTTTAGGAGACCAGCCTTTGCCGAAGTGGGGCGCGTTATATGCCAGAAACAGGAAGAACGGTTTCTCAGCAGTCCGCTGGTCTTTCAGGAAATGTTCTGCTTCCTCGGTAATCAGATCGGTGGCGTACCCGTTCTCGGTCACGTGCTGCCGGTTGTGGTACCAGTCAGGAATGTTTCCATAGGTCATTGTGAAGTAATCGATACAGCCTCCGGTATGGCCGCGAAAGAGATCAAAACCGTGTGATACGGGGAGAAAGGATTCAGTGCCGTGCCCCAGATGCCACTTACCGAGCAGGGCGGTCTGGTATCCATTCTGCTGCAGGACTTCTGCGATGGTCGTCTCGCCCGGCTGGATGCCCCGATTCTGATCGACGTCACTCATGAACATCAAAGCGCCGAGCAGTTGATCGCGTGAGCGACTCGGATTGCGTCCCGTCAGCAGTCCAAACCGGGAGGGCGTACAAATTGCGGAGGCAGAGTAGTATTGCCGAAACAGCAGCCCCTCTTTTGCCAGGTGATCGATGTTCGGTGTGGGAATCTCGCTGCCATAACAGCCGACATCATGGATGCCCTGATCATCGGTAAAGATAATCAGGAAGTTCGGCCGCTCGGCTGCAGGTAGAGGCTTTACAAGCGTGATCAGCAACAGAAAGCAGATGAGGTACCAGCGCAGGTGTTGTCGTTGCATCGTATTCTTACCAGAGTGAGTTTATTCGGGCAGCGAAACAGGGAGGGAGATTCTCCCTGTATGATTAACTCACCATTGTATAGAAAAGCCGGGCTCAGGCAATAATGTCCTTGACGACCTTACCCCCTTCGGTACCAGTGAGACGGAATTCCCGTTCCCCCTGCTTGAAGGTAAGCTTATCGTGCTGCAGGCCCATCTGATGCAGAATAGTGGCGTGCAGATCGCGGAAGTGAACTTTCCCTTCGATGGCCCGGGCTCCGGTCGGATCAGTCTTGCCGTAGGCCAGTCCCCGTTTGATACCACCGCCGGCCATCCAGAAAGTGAAGCCGCGGGCGTTGTGCCCGGTTCCATCTTTCTTGTTTTCCGGCACGAGGCCGGGGCGACCAAATTCGCCCCCCCAGACAACGAGTGTCTCTTCCAGCAGACCACGCTGTTCGAGATCCTCCAGCAAGGCGGCAATCGGTGCATCCGTTGATTCACAGTTGGCGGTCAGATCGGCCCTGTGGTTACTGTGTTGATCCCAACTGCCGTGATTGACTTCGATGAAACGGACTCCGGCTTCCGCGAATCGCCGTGCCAGCAGACATTGACGACCGAAGTCGGAATCTCCACAAGCTCCGACCACCTTGCCCTGACCGACACGGTAGCGTTCGAGCGTGGATTTGGTTTCGTTACTCAGATCGAGTAATTCTGGAGCAGCGACCTGCATCCGGAACCCCAGTTCCATGGACTGAATGACGGCTTCGAGGCGGGAATCGTCGGGACGACGCGTGGCGTGTTCGCGATTCATGGCCTGCACAAAATCGAGCTGACGACGTTTCACGCGGGCCGGCAGGTGATCGCTGGCGATGTTATTGATTGTCGCTTTCGACATATCAGATGTATTCAGGCCAATCGGCGTTCCTTCATAGACTGGTGGTAGAAAGGCACTCGAATAAACCGATGGTTTGCGGGGAAAGAGACTGATGAACCCGGGCACATTCTGATTCTCAGTTCCCAGCCCATATACGATCCAGGAGCCCAGGCTGGGGCGGGGTCGCAAGCGGTCGCCGGTATGCAGTTGCAGAAATGACTGGGCGTGATTTGTGATGTCCGCATACATGCCGTTGAGGACACAGAGCTTGTCGGCGTGTTTTGCGGTTTCAGGGAGGAGCTCGGAAATCCAGAGACCGCTTTCACCGTGCTGCTTA
This window harbors:
- a CDS encoding alkaline phosphatase D family protein, encoding MQSLTRRMALKLFALGTTFFGFKKTTALTAAESENAAPVIGRWKKTNDRVWLGEEFWANPMEDWRIIDGAAECLSTGGSRNIQLLTHQLTNPKASFTMSVHVSQVEVKQQDGGVGFRIGVKSDINEYRSNCFAKSGIKAGVVNGKLILGNKEQKLKQPVDLKDCVLTVIGKPEGEKYSLTLMVSGSESDKPLDTISHTFPPQAVLGNVAVVSNFDPRFKRMIGARYRFSDWSVSGDAFTVSPEHEFGPILWSMYSLSDSRGKDGFVMKISALTGPLGEKDNKDVELQIEQDGKWKSLGTAPLDTDAWTATFRIANWNEKEATPFKLIYKEQHTDGSESVAERTGIIRANPTGRPLKLGALTCQKDYGFPYEPVANNLLKVDPDLLYFSGDQLYEDHGGFGLIRDPAEPAILNYLRKYYMHGMAFGEAMRDRPTICIPDDHDVFQGNIWGENGKKMVEGTTSSNGGYREPARMVNVVHKTCAGHHPDYYDPTPCLQNISVYYGDMVYGDVGFAILGDRQFKSGPEHVDTGSGRADHVTDPNFDTSKLDKPGLELLGDRQEKFLAHWCDDWRGHTIKVLFSQTVFAGVATHHGGYDGYLKADLDCGSWPQTARNRAVRIIRKGMPLHINGDQHLTTLSQYGADEQRDSCWSFCTPAISAGYPRWWRPDELGMQHENRPKHGLPNTGEYVDGFGNKVYVYAVGNPEPASEKNRYDLAHQKGSGFGLVLIDPKEKTYTLHSYRFLVDATDGKASNEFPGWPVTIHQKENGGEIKLIN
- a CDS encoding Trx7/PDZ domain-containing (seleno)protein — its product is MLRNVCVCVLCVLTFGSLLQAQTREEKVRQDREKVEASGYWIYNNLERGFQQARETKRPMLVVLRCIPCEECVKLDEELMEKDPQLKPLMDQFVRVRQISTNGLDLSLFQYDYDQSFAVFLLNADRTIYGRFGTRSHHTLWSEDVSIEGLAKAMQGALELHAKYDSVKDSLAAKQGPRPDVPSPEKYPLLEGRYRSQINEKKEVVKSCIHCHQVGDAQRDFYLRQGKPLPERILFQYPHPKILGLILDPTEKATVKEVKPASIAAKSGFQPGDEILMLAGQPLLSIADIQWILHRAESQDELTAEIKRDGNIQQLTLALPSGWKRADDLSWRVSSWPMRRMVLGGAILEETTPEERTAAGLPANASMALRIRGLGKYGLHATARRRGFQEGDIITGFDGQTNLARETDLLAYGVNAHQPGETVNVTVFRGGKQLRLSLPRQK
- a CDS encoding agmatine/peptidylarginine deiminase; this translates as MSEITRRLPAEWEPHQATLLCFPHNGNDWPGKYEVIQWAFIEIIRKVAEYERVLLVVKNESLQQKVHSMLQQAHANTKQVKFILQNTNRSWMRDSGPIVVQRSDGKREALQFRFNGWAKYPNHRLDWHIPSAVAQSLKLPLREVTYEGRPVVLEGGAIEVNGRGTLITTEECLLDQKTQVRNPGFSKEDYSAVFAEYLGVSNVIWLGDGIQGDDTHGHVDDICRFVNPTTVVACVEPNKKDVNHRRLAQNLERLKSARLEDGSKLKVVEMPMPGRLDFEDLRLPASYVNFLVTNGCVLMPTFNDPNDAQALGILSELYPDRQVIGIHAVDLVWGLGTLHCLSHEIAAAAK
- a CDS encoding acetylxylan esterase; its protein translation is MKCLLSLFACVFTLSSTLLVYSAEDLTVLPPMTGEAAESGLVYQALQKRAHEAFAKRKEVYENIKTPEDCEAYQKRMKDFFQTQIGGFPERTPLNPRVIGKLTGDGFRVENVIYESWPGHHVTANLYLPTTPPPYPGVLVPCGHSHNGKASDGYQRACMLLAKNGMAALCYDPIGQGERYQVLSEQPNEFFKGGSRYRPPHPQVQYYCTAEHTLMTVSSIPLGSNSARYRIWDGMRSIDYLVSRPEIDASRIGCTGNSGGGTLTSYIMALDERVQAAAPVCYSTMYRYLIDFNGPQDGEQNIFGQLAYGMDIADYTLMRAPKPTLICAGTHDSTFKIDGTWELFREAKRFYTRMGYAERVDIIEADAPHGFTIKLREGSARWMNRWLLHKENAIFEGDLPVFTDEELQCSQSGQILLDAGERSLFEINDGLNQQLAKERAELWSSGDLGTLRDQVREVSGIKRLETLPRPTSKTVGSIERPGYKITKLILKPDHGLPLPALLFEPEAPTGKRTLYLHGEGKQLDAAAGGPIEQRVKQGETVLAVDIRAIGETSRKNNRKIGWSHGLLGPNYHEWAVAYLLGESMVKLRAEDILVAARFLSEYGSNDKPEKVELVAIGETGIPALHAAALEPQLFSEVDLSQMISSWGEVVKTPETQNQLINTVHGSLKVYDLPNLITLVGKERVKVSQPADVKAGLATREP
- a CDS encoding carbon-nitrogen hydrolase; the encoded protein is MVRRFQLALVQVSLNGTPDENLTKCLDWVRTAAEEGGQVICLPELYSSFYFCQKETTEYFKFAEPLYGPSFMAFSNLAKELGVVIVVPFFEKRTEGLYHNSAYVIDADGSEAGLYRKMHIPDDPCFYEKFYFTPGDLGFKAIPTRFGKIGTLICWDQWFPEGARITALSGANVLIYPTAIGWHPHEKEEYGPKQHDSWMTIQRSHAIANGTFVAAVNRVGFEQPEPEQAGLEFWGSSFICGPQGEIIVQASEDQEEILIAEVDLDQTAEVRQNWPFLRDRRIDAYGNILKLYHDDATP
- a CDS encoding metallophosphoesterase family protein, with the protein product MPVHLPAQNRRQFLLTLGAGFLTYSAGAFAKDSQQSDIIYLLNDTHIGEKHPENSPVPSHLRKVVSELVSLEQKPACVLINGDLALRDGQPGDYRHLAKLIRPLQEAKIDMHLTLGNHDERDVFYSVMQEEQPETPPVKSKHISVVQTPHANFFLLDSLHKTMVTQGTLGADQRTWLAKALDAHADKPAIIMTHHNPRLGGDPNHFPGGLTDSVELWEILAPRKQVKAYIHGHIHHRSNAEHKGIHIINTPATSYVGNPKASTTGWTIAKLSPTGITLTTRTTDDQHPWNHQSQTLTWR